A single Entelurus aequoreus isolate RoL-2023_Sb linkage group LG11, RoL_Eaeq_v1.1, whole genome shotgun sequence DNA region contains:
- the LOC133660431 gene encoding trypsin-2-like: protein MKFSHRHDHTATMRSLVFVLLIGAAFALEDDKIVGGYECKPHTQPHTVSLNSGYHFCGGSLVSANWVVSAAHCYKSRVEVRLGEHNIRVNEGTEQFISSSRVIRHPNYSSYNINNDVMLIKLSKPAKLNQHVQPVALPNGCASAGTMCKVAGWGNTMSSTADKNKLQCLDIPILSDRDCKNAYPGQITSSMFCAGYLEGGKDSCQGDSGGPVVCNDELHGVVSWGYGCAERDHPGVYAKVCVLRDWLDRTMANN from the exons ATGAAGTTCTCTCATCGACACGATCACACAGCAACCATGAGGTCTCTGGTCTTCGTTCTGCTCATTGGAGCTGCTT TTGCCTTGGAGGACGACAAGATTGTCGGAGGGTATGAGTGTAAGCCCCACACCCAGCCCCATACGGTGTCCCTGAACTCCGGCTACCACTTCTGCGGAGGCTCCCTCGTCAGCGCCAACTGGGTGGTGTCCGCTGCCCACTGCTACAAGTC CCGCGTCGAGGTGCGTCTTGGAGAGCACAACATCAGGGTCAACGAGGGAACCGAGCAGTTCATCAGCTCCTCCCGCGTCATCCGCCACCCCAACTACAGCTCCTACAACATCAACAATGACGTCATGCTGATCAAGCTGAGCAAGCCCGCCAAACTCAACCAGCACGTGCAGCCCGTGGCTCTGCCCAACGGCTGCGCCTCCGCTGGCACCATGTGCAAAGTCGCTGGATGGGGCAACACCATGAGCTCCA CCGCTGACAAGAACAAGCTTCAGTGCCTGGACATCCCCATCCTGTCAGACAGGGACTGCAAGAATGCCTACCCCGGCCAGATTACCAGCTCCATGTTCTGCGCTGGATACCTGGAGGGAGGCAAGGACTCTTGCCAG GGTGACTCCGGTGGCCCCGTGGTTTGCAACGATGAGCTGCACGGCGTCGTGTCCTGGGGATACGGATGTGCTGAGAGGGACCACCCTGGTGTCTACGCCAAG GTCTGCGTCTTACGCGATTGGCTGGATCGCACCATGGCCAACAACTAA